From the Deinococcota bacterium genome, one window contains:
- a CDS encoding DNA polymerase III subunit alpha: protein HMGIQVLPPDINESRADFTPVGGIIRFGLFGVKNVGDGAVEHILKERDRGGVFRDFYDFCERVSSALVNKRATESLIKAGAFDGLGERATLLASLEAAMKWGVAQRENAASGQLSLFGADDLPPPPLQSGVVMSTLELLRMEKEALGLYISDHPMNSYPGLADAASCTVEGLETWCKDNMMDTARGQRCRAALSGILQNVVRRSTKSGSMMARFEIADETGAREVLAFSRAYEEMADELMEDAPVVVVVEVAQEENSLRLVAERLIRWDKRGNLPELAFIEFDLQAASETMLVELRSWLDECAGVTPLRLKLRAGAGTALYAAEALRVDKGKLDALAAACPWLKASLSIDRDQLLRSSAGRKPWGAPREKETLAGADIPF, encoded by the coding sequence GCACATGGGTATCCAGGTTCTGCCCCCCGACATCAACGAGTCGCGCGCGGACTTTACCCCGGTGGGCGGCATCATCCGCTTCGGGCTCTTCGGGGTCAAGAACGTGGGCGACGGGGCAGTCGAACACATCTTGAAGGAACGCGACAGGGGAGGCGTCTTTAGGGACTTCTACGACTTTTGCGAGCGGGTGAGCAGCGCCCTCGTCAACAAGCGCGCCACCGAGTCCTTGATCAAGGCCGGCGCCTTTGACGGCCTCGGCGAGCGCGCCACCCTGCTCGCCAGCCTCGAGGCGGCCATGAAGTGGGGTGTGGCGCAGCGCGAGAACGCCGCGAGCGGCCAGCTCAGCCTCTTTGGCGCCGACGACTTGCCCCCTCCCCCGCTCCAGAGTGGCGTGGTAATGTCTACGCTCGAGCTCTTGCGCATGGAAAAAGAGGCCTTGGGCCTCTATATCTCCGACCACCCCATGAACTCCTACCCCGGCCTCGCCGACGCCGCGAGCTGCACAGTTGAAGGGCTCGAGACCTGGTGCAAGGACAACATGATGGACACCGCACGGGGCCAGCGCTGCCGGGCGGCCCTTTCGGGCATCTTGCAAAACGTCGTCAGGCGCTCGACCAAATCGGGCAGCATGATGGCGCGCTTTGAGATCGCCGACGAGACCGGCGCGCGCGAGGTGCTAGCCTTCAGCCGCGCCTACGAGGAGATGGCGGACGAGCTCATGGAGGACGCGCCGGTCGTCGTCGTCGTCGAGGTCGCGCAGGAGGAGAATAGCCTCAGGCTGGTCGCCGAACGCCTCATCCGCTGGGACAAGCGCGGCAACCTGCCCGAGCTGGCCTTTATCGAGTTCGACCTGCAGGCGGCGAGCGAGACCATGTTGGTGGAACTGCGCTCCTGGCTCGATGAGTGCGCGGGCGTCACCCCGCTCCGGCTCAAGCTCCGCGCCGGGGCGGGCACCGCCCTCTACGCGGCGGAGGCGCTGAGGGTGGACAAGGGCAAGCTGGACGCCTTGGCAGCGGCCTGTCCCTGGCTGAAGGCCAGCCTCAGCATCGACCGGGACCAGCTCTTGCGGAGCAGTGCCGGGCGAAAACCCTGGGGCGCGCCCAGAGAAAAAGAGACTCTGGCGGGCGCGGATATCCCCTTTTGA
- a CDS encoding PAS domain S-box protein produces MVASAELAIISVDCAGLILSWNTAAEALYGYSEAEAKGRHIDLLAPEGEADFDAQMRRIAGGESVGKLELKRRHKAGHLADVSLSISPIFDSQGSIIGASFIAADITERKGEQEALKRYSSRVTTILHSITDAFFSLDGAWRFTYLNPRAERLLKCRKDELMGKEIWRVFPRGVGSRFDAAFKQAMKTRQPAVFEDFYESLGGWLEVHAYPSEEGLSVYFQDITGRKLAEGALQREGDFKDKVMQSVSEAIVALDLRGRFTLVNRRLGEMIGQDSESLVGASFFELFCGENRREVEGCFGRVVASGEVVRLETELRREDGSVATLNLSLSPLAAAGEITGVVATALDISLAKRASDRLRLLEKAVENIDEVVLITDTELGYPGPKIVYVNHAFEKITGYSAGEVVGKTPRILQGPKTDRTVLDRLKRSLAREEPFTARTINYRKDGSDYVIEWNISAVRDEAGKLSHWAAVQRDISQRTEYEAKILELNNTLKGRLRELDHKNEELRKVARLAEVRKGNFEQAAGELANTARQLHTIFALSPDGFASVDEGGKVAYVNDAFLRMTGLGPEQVIGQLEAGFDRLIRELCDPALPYTSYLVDTETFQDTVRLVRPRPTILQRTVRTLVTDGAELLGRVIYLRDVTHESEVDRMKSEFLSTTAHELRTPMTSIYGFSQLLLERDYDLATSKELIRTIHDQSARLVQLLNELLDLARIEARAGKDFKISRQDLAPIVEGTLRGFDVDGKFELRLELPGALPSVAVDADKMQQVLTNVLSNAFKYSPDGGIIRLDARCERRGGRSWLGVTVADSGIGMSKDQVARIFERFYRADNSGTIPGTGLGMSLVKEIIELHGGSVEVNSERGRGTAVTLWLPVDRS; encoded by the coding sequence ATGGTGGCCTCGGCCGAGCTGGCCATCATCAGCGTGGACTGCGCCGGCCTCATCCTTTCTTGGAACACCGCCGCCGAGGCGCTCTACGGCTACAGCGAGGCCGAGGCAAAGGGCCGGCACATCGACCTGCTGGCCCCGGAGGGCGAGGCGGACTTCGACGCGCAGATGCGCCGCATCGCCGGCGGCGAGAGCGTGGGCAAGCTCGAGCTGAAGCGCCGGCACAAGGCCGGCCACCTCGCCGACGTCAGCCTGTCGATCTCGCCGATCTTCGACTCCCAGGGCTCGATCATCGGCGCCTCCTTTATCGCCGCGGACATCACCGAGCGCAAAGGGGAGCAGGAGGCCTTGAAACGCTACTCGAGCCGGGTCACCACCATCTTGCACAGCATCACCGACGCTTTTTTTTCGCTCGACGGCGCGTGGCGCTTCACCTACTTGAACCCCCGGGCCGAGAGGCTCCTCAAGTGCCGCAAAGACGAGTTGATGGGCAAGGAGATCTGGCGCGTCTTTCCGCGTGGGGTGGGCAGCCGCTTCGACGCGGCCTTCAAGCAGGCGATGAAGACCCGTCAGCCGGCCGTCTTCGAGGACTTCTACGAGTCGCTAGGGGGCTGGCTCGAGGTCCACGCCTACCCCTCGGAGGAAGGGCTCTCGGTCTACTTTCAAGACATCACCGGGCGCAAACTCGCCGAGGGGGCGCTCCAGCGGGAGGGCGACTTCAAGGACAAGGTGATGCAGAGCGTGAGCGAGGCGATCGTGGCGCTCGACCTCAGGGGGCGCTTCACGCTGGTCAACCGGCGGCTCGGCGAGATGATCGGCCAAGACAGCGAGAGCCTGGTGGGTGCGTCGTTTTTCGAGCTCTTTTGCGGCGAGAACCGGCGCGAGGTCGAGGGCTGCTTCGGCAGGGTCGTCGCCAGCGGCGAGGTGGTGCGGCTCGAGACCGAGCTGCGCCGGGAGGACGGCAGCGTGGCTACGCTCAACTTGAGCCTGTCGCCGCTTGCCGCCGCCGGTGAGATCACCGGCGTGGTGGCGACCGCCCTGGACATCAGCCTCGCCAAGCGCGCCAGCGACCGCCTCCGGCTGCTCGAGAAGGCCGTCGAGAACATCGACGAGGTCGTCCTCATCACCGATACCGAGCTCGGCTACCCGGGGCCCAAGATCGTCTACGTCAACCACGCCTTTGAAAAGATCACCGGCTACAGCGCGGGCGAGGTCGTCGGCAAGACGCCGCGCATCCTCCAGGGGCCCAAGACCGACCGTACCGTCTTGGACCGCCTGAAGCGCTCTTTGGCGCGCGAGGAGCCCTTCACCGCGCGCACCATCAACTACCGCAAGGACGGCTCGGACTACGTGATCGAGTGGAACATCTCGGCGGTGCGCGACGAAGCGGGCAAGCTCAGCCACTGGGCTGCGGTGCAGCGCGACATCTCGCAGCGCACCGAGTACGAGGCCAAGATTTTAGAGCTCAACAACACCCTGAAGGGGCGCCTGCGCGAACTCGACCACAAAAACGAGGAGCTGCGCAAGGTCGCCCGCCTAGCCGAGGTGCGCAAGGGGAACTTCGAGCAGGCGGCGGGCGAACTCGCCAACACCGCGCGGCAGCTCCACACCATCTTCGCGCTCTCACCCGACGGCTTCGCCTCGGTCGACGAGGGCGGCAAGGTCGCCTATGTCAACGACGCCTTTTTGCGCATGACCGGCCTGGGGCCCGAGCAGGTGATCGGCCAGCTCGAGGCCGGGTTCGACCGCCTCATCAGGGAGCTCTGCGATCCCGCTCTGCCCTACACCTCCTACCTGGTCGACACCGAGACCTTCCAGGACACGGTGCGGCTCGTCAGGCCGCGGCCGACCATCTTGCAGCGCACCGTGCGGACGCTGGTGACCGACGGCGCCGAACTCCTGGGCCGGGTGATCTACCTGCGCGACGTCACCCACGAGTCCGAGGTCGACCGCATGAAGAGCGAGTTCTTGTCGACCACCGCGCACGAGCTGCGCACACCCATGACCAGCATCTACGGCTTCTCGCAGCTCCTCTTGGAGCGCGACTACGACCTCGCCACCAGCAAGGAGCTGATCAGGACCATCCACGACCAGTCGGCCAGGCTGGTGCAGCTCCTAAACGAACTCTTGGACCTCGCCCGCATCGAGGCGAGAGCCGGCAAGGACTTCAAGATCAGCCGGCAGGACTTGGCGCCCATCGTCGAGGGGACCCTGCGCGGGTTTGACGTGGACGGCAAGTTTGAACTCAGGCTCGAGCTGCCGGGCGCCCTGCCAAGCGTCGCCGTGGACGCCGACAAGATGCAGCAGGTGCTCACCAACGTGCTCTCCAACGCCTTTAAGTATTCGCCCGACGGCGGGATCATCCGGCTCGACGCGCGCTGCGAGCGGCGCGGGGGCCGCTCCTGGCTCGGCGTCACCGTCGCGGACTCGGGCATCGGCATGAGCAAGGACCAGGTCGCGCGCATCTTCGAGCGCTTCTACCGCGCCGACAACTCGGGGACCATTCCCGGCACCGGCCTCGGCATGTCGCTGGTCAAGGAGATTATCGAGCTGCACGGCGGCTCGGTCGAGGTCAACAGCGAACGCGGCAGGGGAACCGCCGTCACCCTGTGGTTGCCGGTCGACCGGAGCTAG
- a CDS encoding response regulator yields the protein MRAKILVVDDQAEVRMLVRMTLELGDYAILEADTGLRALELIELERPQVVVLDIMMPGDFDGYGVCREIRSRPEHASTFVCLLTARGQQADIEQGKEAGADAYLIKPFSPAELISLVEKATAGREVAKG from the coding sequence ATGAGGGCGAAGATTCTTGTGGTGGACGACCAGGCCGAGGTACGTATGCTCGTGCGCATGACCCTCGAGCTCGGTGACTACGCCATTTTGGAGGCGGATACCGGCCTAAGGGCGCTCGAGCTCATCGAGCTCGAGCGGCCACAGGTGGTGGTTTTGGACATCATGATGCCCGGTGACTTCGACGGTTACGGCGTCTGCCGCGAGATCAGAAGTCGCCCCGAGCACGCCTCCACCTTCGTTTGTCTGCTCACCGCGCGCGGCCAGCAGGCCGACATCGAGCAGGGCAAAGAGGCCGGCGCCGACGCCTATCTCATCAAGCCTTTCAGCCCGGCAGAGCTCATCAGCCTCGTCGAAAAGGCCACTGCCGGGCGCGAAGTCGCCAAGGGATAG